The following proteins come from a genomic window of Polaribacter dokdonensis:
- a CDS encoding aldo/keto reductase gives MKYTKLPNTDVEVSKICLGTMTWGNQNTEAEGHAQMDFALENGVNFFDAAELYPVPANAETYGGTERIIGTWFKKTGNREKVVLASKIAGGGDYTAHIRNGGLSKDNIIDAVDKSLQRLQTDYIDLYQLHWPNRGVNCFGVRDFPLQAANDETENYLEILETLQDFIKQGKIRHVGLSNETPWGTMKYLQASEQYNLPRPVTIQNSYSMIHRGYEVGMSEVSLRENVGLLAYSPLAQGVLSGKYLNGNLPEGARGTLFPRFIARYKNDGSERAVKKYLEIAEKNNLTLTELSLAFVNQLPFVTSNIIGATKLDQLKENINSINVTLSDETLKEINAVHAAIPNPAP, from the coding sequence ATGAAATATACAAAATTACCAAATACTGATGTTGAAGTATCTAAAATTTGCTTAGGTACTATGACTTGGGGAAATCAAAATACGGAAGCTGAAGGCCATGCTCAAATGGATTTTGCTTTAGAAAATGGAGTAAACTTTTTTGATGCTGCAGAGCTATATCCTGTACCTGCAAATGCAGAAACTTATGGTGGTACAGAAAGAATTATTGGTACTTGGTTTAAAAAAACCGGAAACAGAGAAAAAGTAGTTTTAGCTAGTAAAATAGCTGGTGGAGGAGATTACACTGCACATATTAGAAATGGTGGTTTAAGTAAAGACAACATTATTGATGCTGTAGATAAGAGTTTGCAACGCTTACAAACAGATTATATAGATTTATATCAATTGCATTGGCCAAATAGAGGTGTAAATTGTTTTGGAGTAAGAGATTTTCCTTTGCAAGCTGCAAATGACGAAACTGAAAACTATTTAGAAATCTTAGAAACACTACAAGATTTTATCAAACAAGGAAAAATAAGGCATGTAGGTTTGTCTAATGAAACCCCTTGGGGTACAATGAAGTATTTACAAGCTTCAGAACAATACAATTTACCAAGACCAGTTACTATTCAAAATTCATACTCTATGATTCACAGAGGATATGAAGTTGGTATGAGTGAAGTTTCTTTAAGAGAAAATGTAGGTTTGTTAGCATATTCACCTTTAGCACAAGGTGTTTTGTCTGGTAAATACCTAAATGGAAATTTACCTGAAGGAGCAAGAGGAACTCTGTTTCCTAGGTTTATTGCTAGATATAAAAACGATGGTAGTGAAAGAGCTGTAAAAAAATATTTAGAAATAGCTGAGAAAAATAATCTTACCTTAACTGAACTATCATTAGCATTTGTAAATCAGTTACCTTTTGTAACGAGTAATATTATTGGAGCAACAAAGTTAGATCAGTTAAAAGAAAATATAAATTCTATTAATGTTACTCTTTCTGACGAAACCTTAAAAGAGATTAATGCTGTACATGCAGCAATACCAAATCCTGCACCATAA
- the glmS gene encoding glutamine--fructose-6-phosphate transaminase (isomerizing), with the protein MCGISAYIGHREAYPIVINGLKRLEYRGYDSAGVMIFDGEKMQLSKTKGKVSELEKITDAEEERKVGNIGMGHTRWATHGVPNDVNSHPHTSQSGDLVIVHNGIIENYDTIKKELITRGYTFKSDTDTEVLVNLIQEVKDTEGCKLGKAVQLALTNVVGAYAISVFDKNKPNELVIARLGSPIAIGVGKDNKEFFIASDASPFVEYTKDAIYLEDEEMAIIKLGKGVKVHKIHDDSRVDPTIQKLQMSLDQIEKGGYDHFMLKEIHEQPKAITDTYRGRMLPIENRIKMSSIEDNLDKFLNANRIIIIACGTSWHAGLVGEYLFEDMARIPVEVEYASEFRYRNPIITNKDVVIAISQSGETADTLAAIKLAKSKGAFVYGVCNVVGSSIARETHSGAYTHAGPEIGVASTKAFTTQITVLTLIALKLGKANGSLAPHTFKNYIQKMQLIPRQVEELLNIDNHVKEIAAVYKDAKNCLYLGRGFNFPVALEGALKLKEISYIHAEGYPAAEMKHGPIALIDENMPIFVIATNKGHYEKVVSNIQEIKSRAGKIIAVVTEGDVQVKEIADHVIEIPDTEEALTPLLTTIPLQLLSYHIAVMLGKNVDQPRNLAKSVTVE; encoded by the coding sequence ATGTGTGGAATATCAGCTTATATAGGTCATAGAGAGGCCTATCCTATTGTTATAAATGGTCTTAAAAGACTGGAGTATAGAGGATATGATAGTGCAGGTGTAATGATTTTTGATGGAGAAAAAATGCAACTTTCTAAAACGAAAGGTAAAGTTTCTGAACTAGAAAAAATTACAGATGCAGAAGAAGAAAGAAAAGTTGGTAATATTGGAATGGGTCATACACGTTGGGCAACACATGGTGTACCAAATGATGTAAATTCACACCCTCATACTTCTCAATCAGGAGATTTAGTAATTGTTCATAATGGAATTATTGAAAATTACGATACAATTAAAAAAGAATTAATTACGAGAGGGTATACTTTTAAAAGTGATACAGATACAGAAGTTTTAGTAAATTTAATTCAAGAGGTTAAAGATACAGAAGGTTGTAAACTAGGTAAAGCTGTACAGTTGGCCTTAACAAATGTTGTTGGAGCCTATGCAATTTCTGTATTTGACAAAAACAAACCTAATGAATTAGTTATTGCACGTTTAGGAAGTCCAATTGCAATTGGTGTTGGTAAAGACAATAAAGAGTTTTTTATCGCTTCTGATGCCTCTCCTTTTGTAGAATATACAAAAGATGCTATTTATCTTGAAGATGAAGAAATGGCAATTATCAAATTAGGTAAAGGTGTAAAAGTTCATAAAATACATGATGATTCTAGAGTAGATCCTACAATTCAAAAATTACAAATGAGTTTAGACCAAATTGAAAAAGGAGGTTATGATCATTTTATGCTTAAGGAAATACATGAACAACCTAAAGCAATTACAGATACGTATAGAGGTAGAATGCTACCTATAGAAAACAGAATCAAAATGTCTAGTATTGAAGATAATCTAGACAAATTTTTAAATGCGAATAGAATTATCATTATTGCTTGTGGTACTTCTTGGCATGCAGGTTTAGTTGGTGAATATCTATTTGAAGATATGGCTAGAATACCTGTTGAAGTCGAATATGCCTCTGAGTTTAGATATAGAAACCCAATTATCACAAATAAAGATGTTGTAATTGCTATTTCTCAATCAGGTGAAACTGCAGATACACTTGCTGCTATTAAATTAGCAAAATCAAAAGGAGCATTTGTTTATGGAGTTTGTAATGTAGTAGGTTCATCTATTGCAAGAGAAACACATTCTGGCGCTTATACACATGCTGGTCCAGAAATTGGAGTAGCTTCTACAAAAGCATTTACTACACAAATTACTGTATTAACACTAATTGCTTTAAAATTAGGGAAAGCTAATGGATCTTTAGCTCCACATACTTTTAAGAATTATATTCAAAAAATGCAATTAATTCCTAGACAAGTAGAGGAATTGTTAAACATTGATAATCATGTAAAAGAGATTGCAGCTGTTTATAAAGATGCTAAAAACTGTTTGTATTTAGGAAGAGGATTTAATTTTCCTGTGGCTTTAGAAGGTGCTTTAAAGTTAAAGGAAATATCATATATACATGCAGAAGGTTATCCTGCAGCTGAAATGAAACATGGACCAATTGCTTTAATTGATGAAAATATGCCAATTTTTGTTATTGCAACAAACAAAGGGCATTATGAAAAAGTTGTAAGTAATATTCAGGAAATTAAATCAAGAGCAGGTAAAATTATTGCAGTTGTTACAGAAGGAGATGTACAAGTAAAAGAGATTGCAGATCATGTAATTGAAATTCCAGATACAGAAGAAGCTTTAACTCCATTATTAACTACAATTCCTTTACAATTACTATCTTATCATATAGCAGTAATGTTAGGTAAAAATGTAGATCAGCCAAGAAACTTAGCAAAATCGGTTACTGTAGAATAA
- a CDS encoding MarC family protein → MDFNLKEIFTAFMVLFAVIDIIGNIPIVIDLRKKVGHIQSEKASIIAGCIMVIFLFLGQSLLSLIGIDVNSFAVAGSFILFFIALEMILGITLYKDDGDAGTITATIFPLAFPLIAGPGSLTTLLSLRAEFAIQNIIVAVFFNVIVIYIVLKTSSKIERLIGPSGIQIIRKVFGVILLAIAVKLFAQNIKALFI, encoded by the coding sequence ATGGACTTTAATTTAAAAGAAATTTTTACTGCATTTATGGTACTCTTTGCAGTAATCGATATTATTGGTAACATTCCAATTGTGATTGATTTACGTAAAAAAGTAGGTCATATTCAATCAGAAAAAGCGTCTATAATTGCTGGTTGTATTATGGTAATTTTTCTTTTTTTAGGACAAAGTTTACTAAGTTTAATTGGTATTGATGTAAATTCTTTTGCGGTTGCTGGGTCTTTTATTTTATTTTTCATTGCATTAGAAATGATTCTAGGAATTACTCTTTATAAAGATGATGGTGATGCTGGAACAATTACTGCAACTATTTTTCCTTTAGCTTTTCCACTAATTGCTGGACCAGGAAGTTTGACAACTTTACTTTCTTTACGTGCTGAATTTGCAATTCAAAATATTATTGTTGCTGTATTTTTTAACGTTATTGTAATTTATATAGTTTTAAAAACATCATCTAAAATAGAAAGACTAATTGGGCCTTCTGGAATCCAAATCATCAGAAAGGTATTTGGAGTTATTTTACTTGCAATTGCTGTAAAATTATTTGCACAGAATATTAAGGCTTTATTTATTTAA
- a CDS encoding energy transducer TonB — protein sequence MKNVKKLPTKQLEKFSTIFTQLGLVLVLFVVYIALEHETKQKSLAIYEPEVSKSIYIEPNTEVIFTKEKTVKPKSDPVKQNRLILDEDIDKVDDNKTETIIINEPKKQVVDFDINKIETVPEPVDEVDEDPVPFISIENAPIFKGCEGLSKEENKKCFDKKMLKFVQRNFNAELANDLGLRSGKYRIQTQFIIDNTGKVVDIKIRAPHIKLKEETHNLIEKLPQFTPGKQGSKSVKVRYTLPISFLVD from the coding sequence ATGAAAAACGTGAAAAAACTACCAACCAAACAATTAGAAAAGTTCTCAACCATTTTTACTCAGTTAGGACTTGTATTAGTACTGTTTGTGGTCTACATTGCACTAGAGCACGAAACAAAACAAAAATCGCTGGCCATTTATGAACCTGAAGTCTCCAAGAGTATTTATATAGAACCCAATACAGAGGTTATATTTACTAAGGAGAAAACAGTAAAGCCAAAGTCGGATCCTGTTAAGCAAAACAGACTAATTTTAGATGAAGATATTGATAAGGTTGATGATAATAAAACTGAAACTATAATCATTAACGAACCTAAAAAGCAAGTAGTAGATTTCGATATAAATAAAATCGAAACTGTTCCTGAACCTGTTGATGAGGTTGATGAAGATCCTGTTCCTTTTATTTCTATAGAAAATGCACCTATATTTAAAGGTTGTGAAGGTTTATCTAAAGAAGAGAATAAAAAGTGTTTTGATAAAAAAATGCTGAAGTTTGTACAGCGAAATTTTAATGCAGAATTAGCTAATGATTTAGGTTTAAGGTCTGGTAAATATCGAATCCAAACTCAGTTTATTATAGATAATACAGGTAAAGTTGTAGATATTAAAATTCGAGCACCCCATATTAAATTGAAAGAAGAAACGCATAATTTAATAGAGAAATTACCTCAATTTACACCTGGCAAACAAGGTTCAAAATCTGTAAAAGTTAGGTACACTTTACCGATTTCTTTTTTAGTAGATTAA
- a CDS encoding lysylphosphatidylglycerol synthase transmembrane domain-containing protein, with translation MNIKKILKLILPLILGGILVWYSISKISFDVLVSYFKEANYSWIFLGLFFGILSHLSRAYRWKFMLEPLGFKPRFTNSVLAVLVGYLVNLALPRAGEVSRALALTNYEDVPFEKGFGTIVAERIADLIMMLLIVALTLFVQFDFIYNLLTENFNPTKIIIGLVILAIAFYIFSSFVKKAKSGFLLKIKTFISGLIEGATSIFKMKNKWAFIFHTVFIWTMYVAMFWATIPAIDGLEVPFGGILIGFIAGGFSIAATNGGIGLYPIAVAGALALFDVPTDPATAFGWIMWTAQTAMIIVFGGLAFLLLPIVNKK, from the coding sequence TTGAACATAAAAAAAATCTTAAAACTAATACTACCTCTCATTTTGGGAGGTATTTTAGTTTGGTATTCTATCTCTAAAATCTCTTTTGATGTTTTAGTTTCCTACTTTAAAGAAGCCAATTATAGCTGGATTTTTCTCGGTTTATTTTTTGGGATTTTAAGTCATTTATCAAGAGCCTATAGATGGAAGTTTATGTTAGAACCACTAGGTTTTAAACCTAGGTTTACCAATAGTGTTTTAGCAGTTTTAGTAGGCTATTTAGTTAATTTAGCCTTACCAAGAGCAGGTGAAGTTTCTAGAGCTTTAGCCTTAACAAACTATGAAGATGTACCTTTTGAAAAAGGATTTGGAACCATAGTTGCAGAACGAATTGCAGATCTAATCATGATGCTCTTAATTGTTGCATTAACCCTATTTGTTCAGTTCGATTTTATCTACAACCTATTAACAGAAAACTTTAATCCAACAAAAATCATCATTGGCTTAGTAATTTTAGCAATTGCTTTTTACATCTTTTCATCATTCGTAAAAAAAGCTAAATCTGGTTTTTTATTAAAAATTAAAACATTTATTTCTGGTTTAATAGAAGGTGCAACTAGCATCTTTAAAATGAAAAATAAATGGGCATTTATCTTCCATACTGTTTTTATTTGGACAATGTATGTAGCCATGTTTTGGGCAACAATACCTGCAATTGATGGTTTAGAAGTACCTTTTGGCGGAATTCTAATTGGCTTTATTGCTGGCGGATTTTCTATTGCAGCTACAAATGGTGGAATTGGTTTATACCCAATTGCTGTTGCAGGTGCCTTAGCACTTTTTGATGTACCTACTGATCCTGCTACTGCCTTTGGTTGGATTATGTGGACAGCCCAAACAGCTATGATTATTGTTTTTGGTGGCTTAGCATTTTTACTTTTACCAATCGTAAATAAAAAATAA
- a CDS encoding acyltransferase yields the protein MEYFAHETAVVDNNCKIGKGTKIWHFSHVMSNSKIGEGCNLGQNVVVSPNVVLGKNVKVQNNVSIYSGVTCEDDVFLGPSMVFTNVINPRSAINRKNRYLKTIVKKGASIGANATIVCGNHIGEFAFIGAGAVVTKEVLPYALVVGNPSKQIGWVSEYGHTLDFNEEGIAICKESKVEYELKNNKVTKKA from the coding sequence ATGGAATACTTTGCTCACGAAACTGCTGTTGTAGATAATAATTGTAAAATAGGAAAAGGAACCAAAATTTGGCACTTCAGTCATGTAATGTCTAATAGTAAAATTGGAGAAGGTTGTAACTTAGGGCAAAATGTGGTAGTATCTCCTAATGTTGTTTTAGGCAAAAATGTAAAAGTGCAAAATAATGTATCTATTTATTCTGGAGTTACTTGCGAAGATGATGTTTTTCTAGGGCCATCAATGGTGTTCACAAATGTTATAAACCCTAGAAGTGCTATCAATAGAAAAAACAGATACTTAAAAACAATAGTAAAAAAAGGTGCAAGTATAGGTGCCAATGCTACAATTGTATGTGGAAATCACATAGGTGAATTTGCCTTTATTGGTGCAGGTGCTGTAGTTACTAAAGAGGTTTTACCTTATGCATTAGTTGTAGGAAATCCTTCTAAACAGATTGGTTGGGTAAGTGAATATGGACACACTTTGGATTTTAATGAAGAGGGTATTGCAATTTGTAAGGAAAGCAAAGTAGAGTATGAACTTAAAAATAATAAGGTCACAAAAAAAGCTTAG
- a CDS encoding DUF3109 family protein, with amino-acid sequence MFQLGKTIVSEDIIEKEFVCNISACKGACCVDGEAGAPLEKEEAKILENIYPKVKPFLRKEGIDVIEKQGAWVTSEWGELETPLIDGADCAYVIFDENKTALCGIEEAYNQGEISWKKPVSCHLYPVRVKDYSEFSAVNYHKWEICDDACSLGKELQVPVYKFVKQALIRKFGQNWYDELEKVAENYNNK; translated from the coding sequence ATGTTTCAACTAGGTAAAACAATTGTTTCTGAAGATATTATAGAAAAAGAATTTGTCTGTAATATATCTGCTTGTAAAGGTGCTTGCTGTGTAGATGGTGAAGCAGGTGCTCCATTAGAGAAAGAAGAAGCTAAAATATTAGAAAATATATACCCCAAAGTAAAACCATTTTTACGCAAAGAAGGTATAGATGTTATTGAAAAACAAGGTGCTTGGGTTACCAGTGAATGGGGTGAATTAGAAACGCCTTTAATTGATGGAGCAGATTGTGCCTATGTTATTTTTGATGAAAACAAAACCGCTCTTTGTGGTATAGAAGAGGCTTATAATCAAGGAGAAATTAGCTGGAAAAAGCCAGTTTCTTGTCATTTATACCCTGTAAGAGTAAAGGATTATAGTGAGTTTTCTGCTGTAAATTATCATAAATGGGAAATTTGTGATGATGCATGTTCTTTGGGTAAAGAATTACAAGTACCTGTTTACAAATTTGTAAAACAGGCACTGATTAGAAAATTTGGACAAAATTGGTATGATGAATTAGAGAAGGTCGCTGAAAATTATAACAACAAATAA
- the panC gene encoding pantoate--beta-alanine ligase produces MKVFTEKRPLKAYLSAIKSEKKSIGFVPTMGALHAGHLSLIEAAQKKNDIVVVSIFVNPTQFDKEEDLVNYPKTYDKDKQMLESIACDVLFYPSVKEIYKDNISSNHFDFDGLEHQMEGKFRDGHFNGVGTIVKTLFEIVKPNVAYFGQKDFQQLQIIKKLVKKHHLNLKIKGCPIYREEDGLAMSSRNVRLNLELRKAAPFIYKTLKKARKKFKTKSAEKVVSWVENKFKKHPLLDLEYFTIADEKTLETLIHKESDKKYRAFIAVFAGDIRLIDNIKLKQS; encoded by the coding sequence ATGAAGGTTTTTACTGAAAAACGCCCTTTAAAAGCATATCTTTCTGCTATCAAATCAGAGAAAAAAAGCATCGGTTTTGTGCCAACAATGGGTGCTTTACATGCAGGTCATTTATCTTTGATTGAAGCAGCACAGAAAAAAAATGATATTGTTGTAGTAAGTATTTTTGTAAATCCTACCCAATTTGATAAAGAAGAAGACTTAGTAAATTATCCTAAAACCTATGATAAAGATAAGCAAATGTTAGAAAGTATTGCTTGTGATGTATTGTTTTATCCTTCTGTAAAAGAGATTTATAAGGATAATATTTCTTCTAATCATTTTGATTTTGATGGTTTAGAACATCAGATGGAAGGTAAATTTAGAGATGGCCATTTTAACGGAGTTGGTACCATTGTAAAAACCTTGTTCGAAATTGTAAAGCCTAATGTTGCTTACTTTGGTCAAAAAGATTTTCAGCAATTACAAATCATTAAAAAATTGGTTAAAAAGCATCATTTGAATCTTAAAATCAAAGGATGTCCAATTTATAGAGAAGAAGATGGTTTGGCTATGAGTTCTAGAAATGTAAGGTTAAACTTAGAACTTAGAAAAGCTGCTCCTTTTATATACAAAACATTAAAAAAAGCTCGTAAAAAATTTAAAACCAAATCTGCAGAAAAAGTAGTTTCTTGGGTAGAAAATAAATTTAAAAAACATCCTTTATTAGATTTAGAATATTTTACAATTGCTGATGAAAAAACATTAGAAACCCTAATTCATAAAGAATCTGACAAGAAATATAGAGCTTTTATTGCAGTATTTGCAGGCGATATACGTTTAATAGACAACATTAAATTAAAACAATCCTAA
- the panD gene encoding aspartate 1-decarboxylase codes for MLVQVVKSKIHRVKVTGADLNYIGSITIDEDLMDAAGIIEGERVQIVNNNNGNRLETYAIPGPRGSGEITLNGAASRLVAVGDVLILIVYAFMELEKAKNFKPSLVFPNEKDNTLT; via the coding sequence ATGTTAGTACAAGTAGTAAAATCTAAAATCCATCGTGTAAAAGTTACAGGTGCAGATTTAAATTATATAGGAAGCATTACCATAGATGAAGATTTAATGGATGCTGCAGGAATTATTGAAGGAGAACGTGTACAGATTGTAAACAACAATAATGGTAATCGTTTAGAAACCTACGCAATTCCTGGTCCTAGAGGAAGTGGAGAAATTACACTTAATGGAGCTGCATCTAGATTAGTTGCAGTTGGAGATGTTTTAATCCTAATTGTTTATGCTTTTATGGAGTTAGAAAAGGCTAAGAACTTTAAGCCTTCATTAGTTTTTCCAAACGAAAAAGACAACACACTTACATAA
- a CDS encoding glycogen/starch synthase, with amino-acid sequence MKDKRVLFVSSEVVPYLPETELSSTAFLAAKNAHSKGVQTRIFMPRYGVINERRHQLHEVIRLSGMNLVVNDIDMPLIIKVASIPKERMQVYFIDNEEYFKRKAVYTDEDDQLFSDNDERAIFFAKGVVETVKKLNWAPDIIHVHGWMASLLPLYLREFYKEEPLFTESKIVTSLYNNGFEGDLSADMSSKIAFDLNESDKISTIQTPNHTNILKSAIENSDALIHGSEDISEELTTFIEEKEKPSLGYQVENLKEAYLNFYADLLSDNQ; translated from the coding sequence ATGAAGGACAAAAGAGTATTATTTGTTTCGTCTGAAGTTGTTCCATATTTACCAGAGACAGAACTTTCTTCTACAGCGTTTTTAGCTGCGAAAAATGCACATTCAAAAGGAGTACAAACCCGTATTTTTATGCCAAGATATGGTGTTATCAATGAAAGAAGACACCAATTACATGAGGTTATTCGTTTATCTGGAATGAACTTAGTTGTTAATGATATAGATATGCCATTAATAATTAAAGTTGCCTCTATTCCTAAAGAAAGAATGCAAGTTTACTTTATTGATAATGAAGAATACTTTAAGAGAAAAGCTGTGTATACAGATGAAGATGATCAATTGTTTTCAGATAATGATGAGAGAGCTATTTTCTTTGCAAAAGGAGTTGTAGAAACTGTAAAAAAATTAAACTGGGCACCAGATATTATTCATGTGCATGGTTGGATGGCTTCTTTACTGCCACTTTATTTAAGAGAATTTTATAAGGAAGAGCCATTGTTTACCGAAAGTAAAATTGTTACTTCGCTTTATAATAATGGGTTTGAAGGTGATTTAAGTGCAGACATGTCTAGCAAAATAGCTTTCGATTTAAATGAGAGTGATAAAATATCGACTATACAAACACCAAACCATACTAATATTTTAAAAAGTGCTATTGAAAATTCTGATGCATTAATTCACGGAAGTGAAGATATTTCTGAAGAATTAACAACTTTTATCGAGGAAAAAGAAAAGCCATCTTTAGGGTATCAAGTAGAGAATTTGAAAGAAGCTTATTTAAACTTTTATGCTGATTTATTATCAGATAATCAATAA
- a CDS encoding FAD-dependent oxidoreductase, with translation MMLDCLIIGGGVSGMQCALVLGSAKNKPFAVDKNIAIITHQRSSHLENALFNNVLGLSSGTLGKDILKESKAQLSDLYSHITQIDKEKVLSVDQLKDGYRIKTNRNTYNSKIVVLALNYSKPFMIDGLNEYLIPHKKANVEKDRIQLLNKDHLIKEGLHCCGTIAGHRSQFAIAAGSGAAVATDILTNWNGGKHAKVHDKI, from the coding sequence ATGATGTTGGATTGCTTAATAATTGGTGGTGGAGTTTCTGGAATGCAGTGTGCATTAGTATTAGGTTCTGCGAAAAATAAACCTTTTGCAGTTGATAAAAACATAGCAATTATAACTCATCAAAGATCATCTCATCTAGAAAATGCGCTATTCAACAATGTTCTTGGATTATCTTCAGGGACTTTAGGAAAAGACATTTTAAAAGAGAGTAAAGCCCAGTTAAGTGATTTATATTCTCACATTACACAAATAGATAAAGAAAAGGTGCTTTCTGTTGATCAATTAAAGGATGGATATCGCATTAAAACAAATAGAAATACCTATAATTCGAAAATAGTAGTTCTTGCCTTAAACTACTCAAAACCATTTATGATTGATGGTTTGAATGAATATTTAATTCCTCATAAAAAAGCGAATGTCGAAAAAGATCGAATTCAACTTTTAAATAAAGATCATCTTATTAAAGAAGGCTTGCATTGTTGTGGAACAATTGCTGGGCATAGAAGCCAGTTTGCAATTGCAGCAGGTAGTGGAGCAGCTGTAGCCACAGATATTCTAACTAATTGGAATGGTGGTAAACATGCCAAGGTTCATGATAAAATATAA
- a CDS encoding DUF4270 domain-containing protein: MKNIVKKSVYIVAAIYFCFAVVSCESDFTDIDTNVISNTKFDTNEVTIDITASNSPLEVLQTDNISRQINQYLLGVYASSDYEKIEASIVSQLNLEANLQLIDDADITDTTTVLTKIDTVFLKLPYPVALEDVSDATSDFEFDGLVGDASTPYTLNVYRSNTFLNNFNPSDPTKLNSYDSKDSFEKVGNPLNSQVDYPLAPSLNDTMFVVKRRMIDDTVVGMDTIKIFSSAASTNPIPFARIPLDEDLIQQLFLDKYEDAEFSSQESFNDYFRGVILEASGADGSLITYNFDTAITDLSPSIEVYYTNTVYMNGTTDTIKTVRKNNTFLLSGYRVNTFDMQDRTYPVNNEIKIQGAAGSEGEVTLFDDTVLSNLRANNWLINDASLTFYINQSADTASVPERLYLYKTNGDTNSPVFSQIEDAITEAAFGGIDGNLERDSDGKVEKYTFKITDYISDLVIGLTDYNPTLKIKAFNTSDIPTTDTIFRNFSWNPRAVTLLNQDPINGEKKAVLKISYSEKK, from the coding sequence GTGAAAAATATCGTTAAGAAGAGTGTTTATATAGTTGCTGCTATATATTTTTGTTTTGCAGTTGTTTCATGTGAATCTGATTTTACAGACATAGATACCAATGTAATTAGTAACACAAAATTTGATACAAATGAAGTTACTATAGATATTACTGCAAGTAACAGCCCTTTAGAGGTTTTACAAACAGATAATATTTCAAGACAAATCAACCAATATTTATTAGGAGTATATGCAAGCTCAGATTATGAAAAAATTGAGGCTTCAATAGTATCTCAATTAAATTTAGAAGCAAATTTGCAACTTATAGATGATGCAGATATTACAGATACAACAACTGTTTTAACAAAAATTGATACTGTATTTTTAAAATTACCTTATCCTGTTGCATTAGAAGATGTGTCTGATGCTACAAGCGATTTTGAATTTGATGGTTTAGTTGGTGATGCTTCAACTCCATATACTTTAAATGTGTATAGATCAAATACTTTCCTAAATAATTTTAATCCATCAGATCCAACAAAATTAAACAGTTACGATTCAAAAGACTCGTTTGAAAAAGTTGGTAATCCTTTAAATTCTCAAGTTGACTATCCATTAGCACCAAGCTTAAACGATACTATGTTTGTTGTAAAAAGAAGAATGATAGATGATACAGTTGTTGGTATGGATACCATTAAAATATTCAGTTCAGCAGCAAGCACAAATCCTATTCCTTTTGCAAGAATTCCTTTAGATGAAGATTTAATTCAACAATTATTTTTAGATAAATATGAAGATGCAGAGTTTAGTTCTCAGGAATCTTTTAACGATTATTTTAGGGGAGTTATTTTAGAAGCTTCTGGTGCAGATGGTTCTTTAATTACCTATAATTTCGATACCGCAATTACAGATTTAAGTCCGTCAATTGAGGTTTATTATACAAACACAGTATATATGAATGGAACTACAGACACTATAAAAACTGTTAGAAAAAACAACACATTCTTATTGTCTGGTTACAGAGTAAATACTTTTGACATGCAAGACAGAACCTACCCAGTTAACAATGAAATAAAAATTCAGGGTGCTGCAGGTAGTGAAGGAGAAGTTACTTTATTTGACGATACTGTTTTAAGCAATTTAAGAGCTAATAACTGGTTAATAAATGATGCCTCTTTAACTTTCTATATTAATCAGTCTGCAGATACTGCTTCAGTTCCAGAAAGATTATATTTATACAAAACTAATGGAGATACAAACAGCCCAGTTTTTAGCCAAATTGAAGATGCAATTACTGAAGCTGCTTTTGGTGGAATTGATGGTAATTTAGAACGAGATTCAGATGGTAAAGTAGAAAAATATACATTTAAAATTACAGATTATATTTCAGATTTGGTAATTGGTTTAACAGATTATAATCCTACTTTAAAAATAAAAGCATTTAATACATCAGATATTCCAACAACAGATACTATCTTTAGGAACTTTAGTTGGAATCCTAGAGCTGTTACACTTTTAAATCAAGATCCTATAAATGGTGAGAAAAAAGCAGTTCTAAAAATTTCATATTCAGAGAAAAAATAA